GTGTGGAGCTGTGCTGTATGACTGAAATTTTCAATGATTTTTAAAATAAATTGCAACATTTTTATGATAAAAGTAAGGCATAATATTTCAAAGCTACTTTGATAAATGTATGTCATGGATGTAGGATAAATGAAGTATATCATGCATCATGCTGGCACTTACTTTCTCTGCCTTTGTACTACCACTCATGTAAAGTACTGCCTCACCTCCGTAAATGATCAGAGGTCAGTCTTATCATTTACCTTTGTGCAAAGTCCAAAAATGTCACACATGAGTCTACAGAGGGAGTATTATTAGTTTTTATTTCGTACCGAACTGAGAGTAGGTTGGTGGTCCGTGGGGATATTTTTCTGAGGTGTGGTGTTTCTGTTTGTCCTGAATATCTTTCTTATACTGTCTAAGTTCATTCTATTAGATCATCAACATTTCCAGTTGTGCTGAACAACTTTCGTTTTTTTTACCAGCAAATCATCAGCAATCAGTGGAAGGGAtttatggattacaaggactctaTTGAGTTTATCGTTCATGATAGTGGTGCAACGACGGTACAATGCTGGTCTACCAAGCTTCCACAGGATCTCTTTGGTCTCATCTACAACAGGGTGCCTGATCCACGCAGCCGCGTGCGTTTTGCTGCTGTCTGCAAGTCGTGGTTTGCTACAGCTTCACGGCATCCCACGCCGCCTGCACTCCCGTGGCTGCTCCTCTTGCCACGCGATGGCGACAAGATGAAGCGCCTTTACTGTCATGAGGAAAACCAGATCCTGCGTGTCCCGGCCCTGAGAGGTTTCAAAGACCACTGGTTCATTGGCTGTCACGAAGGTGGCTGGGTTGCCACGTATGATCCGGGCCCTTTCAAAATCGTTAACCTCTTCTCAGGCTTTGAGGTGGCGCTCTCCGAGAAGCAGAAGTGGATTCCCCGCTCTGGTCGCCTTTGCAAAACAATGATTTGGAATATCATATTCTCCAAACCACCCACTTCGAGCGACTGTATCCTCGCCGCCATTACGGATGTTTCTCCTCTTGCGCTCTGTAGGGTTGGCTGTCCAGATGGTGGGTGGACGATACAAGAACGAAGATACAGTGTCGGGCTTGCAGATATCACCTTCTGGAATGGTGAGCTCTATGGCCTCACGCTAGAGCACTTTGACCTTGTCAAGTTTGAGATCGGCATCAACAAAGATGGTGCGCCACTGGTCACGGGTGTCAATCGGCCGGTGGTCACCACGGAGCACCAGGTGCCCCCTCTTGATGTCTGGTACAACAAGGTGGATGTCAGTTACATTTTTGATCTGAAGGGCAAGCTTGGGATGGCTGTGAAGTTCCCGTGGTCACCCAACTTCAGACCTTACTTCAAGGTGTTTAACCTCGTTCACACCAACACTGGCGAGAGGATGGCAGATTGCACGTTCAAATGGGAGGAGGTGACAAGCTTGGGTGACTTTGCCCTATTTTTGGGTCCAAATTGCTCCAGGGCTGTCCGCGTGCCGGAGGACAGGCATGGCAACGTGCAGAGAAACCGCATCTACTACATCCACCGTAGTTGCTTAGGGAGGAACGTGGTACCGGAGGATGACCTGGTGTTCTTGGCAATCTCGAACGACAATGGCGACCCTGTGTACTTCAAGGAAGATGACCATGATGGCGTGGATATGATCAGAGCGGTAGGATACTACGCGAGGAGAGGCCCTTATCCTCCCATGTGGCTTCTCCCTCCAGATTTTTAGGATGCACGCTATCTCTATTCCTTTTGTTTCGGAATAAGAACAAACATTGTGGATTACTGGTTAGTGTTTAACTTATTCAGGATCTCAGACTTAAGATGGTGCATGGTTCGTGTCTGCTTCTGTACTTACCTTTTGTGATTTTTGTTTATTATGATCTTTGCACGTACTCCGTACTTGACAAGCTTGCAACTTCTTGGCAGTATGCGCATGCCTGAAAACTGTTTTCAACCCATTGTTGCCTGCATGTAGTTTGAATTATACTTGTGTCTTGGAACCAATTATAATGTCCATACAAATTCAGGTGGGGACTTTGTCCCCTCCCCCCCCGTGACCATAAAAAAAAGAGGTAGCTGATCGTAGCAAGATGTTTACGTGTGCATCTTTCAGTTGTTTTCAAAATGATATATCTTGGCGCCCGTAGGGATCTCATATTTCTGTTGTAAGCAGCGAAGTTGGGAGAAGTAGATATGGTTTCTCCGCACGTCGCCGCACCCGCTTGCCGGCACGCGCAGCGCCTTGGAGCATGTTGGTTCAAGAAGAGCGAGTGTTCTCTAGGCTGTTTACCTCCACCCTCTTGTACAGTTGTAGCTCATAGGGTAGAGAGTTCCCATCTCTATGCCTGTATCTACTAGCTCGTGGAATTTCATAAGTATCTTTAATGGAAATAGCTATCTGAATGAAAGAATAATCACTTAATTATTAACTTTTGGTTATGATTAATTTAGATACCGTAAAAGATCTACCTAGTTATGCGCATCATCTTGTACACGATACTAAATTTTGCACCTTCTGTTAATCTAACAAGGTGTGAATGTAGGAGCCGCATATGACAGCGCGCAACAGATCGTGATGCCCACCAGGAAAAAGCATCGCCGTCCGCACTTTCTTCTATGCACTTATCTAGCACAGGTGTCTATCAGATGTCCATGAGATTGTTACATAAAACAACTGTAGAAGAAATTGATAAGCATATCAGATCATTCTTCTGGGCTGGCAGTGCTGACAAGAGAAAATACCACTTTGTCAAATGGAGGTGGATTTGTAAGCCAAAGAAAAAAGGTGGTTTGGGCCTGAAACATCTTACAAAATTCAATATCAGCCTTATGTGCAAGTGGTGGTGGAAAATTGAATCTTCTACCAGTCCTTGGAATTATTTCATGTGCAGAAAATATCTTAGAGGTGCTGATGTTTTTTACTCAAAAAAAGGCAATGGGACTCCCCTTTATGGACTGATATGCAAAAAATAAAAGATTTCTACCTATCTGGCAGAAGAATGCAAGTGGGAGGTGGGAGACTGACAAGTTTCTGGCAAGATGCTTGGTGTGGAAATATGCCTTTGAGAGATTCTTTCCCTGAGATTTTTCACATTTGCAACGAACAACATATCACAGTTGCGGATGCTGCTACCATGGATGGATTTTTTCTTTTAGAAGATACTTGTCtccagatttaacttctcaaactcATGGCCTGTTGGGAATTGTGAGGCAAACTACCCTATCTCAAACCAAAGATAAACCTTTTTTGGAAATGGACTAAAAATGGGATTTATTCTGTGAAATCTATGTACAACCATCTGTGCAGAAATGTGACAGATAGATCCTTCAAACACCTGTGGAAAAGTAAAATTCCTTTGaaaataaaaatttggttgtggcTAATCTAGCATAATGCAATTGCAACAAAAGACAATTTGCTGAAAAGGAACTGGAATGGAAGTGCCTCCTGCCAGTTCTGGCACCAGGATGAAAGTATTTCTCATCTCTTTTTTGACTGTGTTGCTGCAAAGTATGTATGGAGTACTGTTGCTATGGCTGTTGGAGCAAATGACAGACCTAGGAGCTTTACACCGTTTTTTTGGTGGTTCCCTCGTTTGGTTCCTGCTAGAAGGAATGTTCAGATTGCTGGTTTAGCTGCGATATGTTGGGCAATATGGAAGCTTCGCAATAGAGCTTGCTTTGAAATGAAATTAATCAAAACTCGAACTAATCAGTATATCTATCGTTTTTATGAACTATTGGGCAGGTCTCcacaatgttgttgatgaaggaaATATTAAGGCTGGAGCTGACAATTTGCTTCGACTGGCGGCTGCTGCGGCTGCTACTTCCTCAGCTCCTAGTGGGAGGGCTAGCCTAAGAATCTTAGCAATCACTGATGTTGTGCGAGCTGATCCTGAAGAGGAAGATATGGAGGCGGATGATGCAGCAAATTGATGGTCTTCACCTTCACACCGACTTTGGTTTGCCTGCGGTCAGATTTTGTTGCGTTTTTGGACAACTGTTGGAAGATTGCTTTTGGCCAGTCATGACATCTTATCTAGCTGAGCCTCCCCTGGAGAGGCCCTTTTGTTTCTTGATCAGATAGTCCTCTAGATTTATGTCGATTTCATCGACTGGTCTGTAATTAAAAACTCTATAAACGCTAGCATTAGGCGGCGCTCCCCCTTCCCCTATGTTGAAACTACTTCAGATGTTGTTTTTCGTTATCTTTTGGTAATAAAAATCGATCCCCTGAGAGGTGGATCGCTTGGAAAGAAAAAAATTGCCACCTCAGCATGAGTACAACGTTTAGGCATGCACCTCGGCATGCTATTGTAGTCCCCCTTGTTGTTGGTAGACTCCACATATGGTAAACCTATGTAGAGTTGACTGCTGCGGGGCATGATTCTCTAGTCGAATTGTTGGTGGGTGGACTCGGCTGAGACTTTTGTTACTCACGGTGTACGTACTGGAAGCACGGCGACACGTGAGTGACATTCGGGTGGAGAATGGTGTAGGCTTCCTACATCGCTGGAAGCAGTTCGTCAGTGGTGGTTACTTGTCGGAGTCGACTACATCAGTGGTGATTGCGGTGGTTTTGTTTGGGCACTTGTGGGAGTCTATGGGCCACCCAAGATGCCAACAAACCTAATTTTCTGACGGAGTTGGTCAGAATTTGCGAgcatgaaatattacctatgttgGTAGAGGGTGATTTTAATATAATCCGAAGGCAAGAGGAGAAAATAATGACAACTTTAATGCTAGATGGCCCTTTATTTTCAATGCTATTATCGAGAGCCTTGATATGAGGGAAATTGCTTTATTAGGTAGGAAATTTACTTGGGATGGTAGAAGAGAGATACCCACTTATTAGAAACTAGATCGTGTTTTAGCAAGTGTGGAATGAGAACACAAATTTCCTTTAGTAATTGTTCGTGCTTTAACTCATACGGGGTTTCGTGTTCATcatgttcttcttcctcatcggatACGTCCTCCAATTCTCCGTCGATCCGAGCTAATTCCACCATGCACACCTGATATCATGCTAAGTAGGCTTTATTAGCACAAAAATTAGCTAAGAAGAAGCTTTCCTAACTCAGGAGTCGGCGCTGTTCTCGGTGTCGTTGCATGTGCTGTCGATGCTTTCGGTCCTCGGGTGCTGAGACGCCCGATCCAACGCATTGTTGCTGGTTACCAATGTCGATCCGAAGGATACCCCGTCGATTAACTCGACGAGATCTCCCAAGCTTGTCGTAGATCCGACGCTGCTGCTTGCCATCTCGTTCGAGCGTTTACCGCCCATGGACCCGATGGATGATGTCGATGAAGCTCTTGGTGATGCCGATGCTCCCACCGTCGACTCCGAACAGATCGGTTCCGATCGGCCAAAAATTTCTTGCGTTCCGATGTTGAAGTCGTTGCTCCTGATCGTTAGATCCCTCCCTCGGCTAAAGTCTCCAGAAGCCGGGAGAAGGGACCTGATCCCTCGATCTAGTCGAGTTGTTGCTTGAAGAATAGTTCGTCGAGTTTGTATTTCCAGCGTCCAAGGcccccacagacggtgccaatggCAAAGGGTTAACCTTGTCAatgcccatgatgatggacttgggtttcTAGGAAGAACACTGGTAAATCAACAACCCGGTCAACCAAACTAGGGAGCCAACGAATATTATGAAGAAGGGTGAATCGCCGAGACTGTATTATGTCAAACTAGGGTTACAAGGTGTCTCATATGATTGAATCGTTGCCCTCTCGGTGGCTCCTCCTAGCCCTTATATAGCGGGCTAGGTCTCAGAGTCCACCTCAAGGTACATTACAAGTCAGTTCACCCGATATGGGCTTAACTTTCCTAATGTGATATCTTCGAGTTCATCTGGATTCCTTCATGGGCTTTCTTCTATTCCTTCCTGGGCTTTGTACGAGGGATGGTAATGTTCATGACCCGATATGACATACCCATGTCACCAGACAGGACCAACATCGATGTGCTTGAAGGAGAAGACATGACATACTTTTGAAGGCATTAGATCTGGCCCATCTACTGATGCTGGCACGCAGTTAAcgagcccgttgggaaccccaagaggaaggtgtgatgcgtacagcggcaagttttccctcagtaagaaaccaaggtttatcgaaccagtaggagccaagaagcacgttgaaggttgatggcggcggagtgtagtgcggcgcaacaccagggattccggcgccaacgtggaacctgcacaacacaaccaaagtactttgtcccaacgtaacagtgaggttgtcaatctcaccggcttgctgtaacaaaggattagatgtatagtgtggatgatgatgtttgcagaaaacaagagaaccgatgtgcgatgattgtattcgatgtaaaagaatggaccggggtccatagttcactagtggtgtctctccgataagaataagcatgttgggtgaacaaattacagttgggcaattgaaaaataaagagggcatgaccatgcacatacatgttatgatgagtattgtgagatttaattgggcattacgacaaagtacatagaccgctatctagcatgcatctatgcctaaaaagtccatcttcaggttatcatccgaaccccctccagtattaagttgcaaacaacagacaattgcattaagtatggtgcgtaatgtaatcaacaaatatatccttagacatagcattgatgttttatccctagtggcaacagcacatccacaaccttagaactttcacatcgtcctgcatttaatggaggcatgaacccactatcgagcataaatactccctcttggagttacaagcaaaaacttggccagagcctctactagcaacggagagcatgcaagatcataaacaacacatagatgatagattgataatcaacatagcatagtattcattattcatcggatcccaacaaatgcaacatgtagcattacaaatagatgatcttgatcatgttaggcagtgatacgtccaaaacgtatctactttcccgaaaacttttgctattgttttgcctctaatttgtgtattttggatacaactaacacggactaacgctgttttcagcagaactgttctggtgtctcgtttttgtgcagaaatccaactttcaggaaaatcctcggaatttatgcagaatgccctattttcccagaaaactgacggagccagaaggacaagtcaggtggaggcccgagggccccacaccataaggcggcgtggcctaggggggcccgcgcggccctatggtctggccccctcggccggcctccgacgccctccttcggactatatattgccttcgacctaaaaacgcacggagagaagtcgaagtcgccagaaagcctccagaacgccgccacatcgcgaaactccgtcgcgggagccagaagtctccgttctggcactccgccgggacgaggaattggaggagatcatcgccaccgacgcctctccatcaaccagccatgtttcccccatccatgtgtgagtaattcccccgttgtaggccgaaggggatcgtagggattggatgagattggtcatgtaatagcataagattgttagggcatagtgcctagtgtccgtaattggtactttgatgatattgttgcaacttgttatgcttaatgcttgtcactagggcccgagtgccatgatctcagatctgaacatgttattgtttcatcatgatattcattgtttatggtcttacctgcaagttgtatacacatgtcgctatccggaaccaatggccccgaagtgacaagaatcgggacaaccggaggggatggtactgatgtgaggatcacatgtgttcacggattgttaatgctttgctccggtaccctattaaaaggagtaccttaatatccagtagtttcccttgaggcccggctgccaccggctggtaggacaaaagatgttgtgcaagtttctcattgcgagcacgtacgactataattggaacacatgcctattgattgctttgtacttggacaccgttttattattatctgcaaatgccctgctatgattgttacatgagtttctctcatccatgcaacgcccgttatccgtccccgtgcctacagtattttaatcctgctgtttactataatcactactgctgtctttgttactctgctgctgtta
This Lolium perenne isolate Kyuss_39 chromosome 1, Kyuss_2.0, whole genome shotgun sequence DNA region includes the following protein-coding sequences:
- the LOC127324838 gene encoding uncharacterized protein, which translates into the protein MAAAVAAHGQANGQTLKHAWAFWLVSGQVASERTVHTFSTVDEFWSLYNNILHPSKLGVGADLYCLKDNIEPKLEDPICANGGKWTISCGKGKSDTLWVHTLLPLIGGRFEHEDEICGAVLRVRRTQDMIAVWTKDSANEPAQQIISNQWKGFMDYKDSIEFIVHDSGATTVQCWSTKLPQDLFGLIYNRVPDPRSRVRFAAVCKSWFATASRHPTPPALPWLLLLPRDGDKMKRLYCHEENQILRVPALRGFKDHWFIGCHEGGWVATYDPGPFKIVNLFSGFEVALSEKQKWIPRSGRLCKTMIWNIIFSKPPTSSDCILAAITDVSPLALCRVGCPDGGWTIQERRYSVGLADITFWNGELYGLTLEHFDLVKFEIGINKDGAPLVTGVNRPVVTTEHQVPPLDVWYNKVDVSYIFDLKGKLGMAVKFPWSPNFRPYFKVFNLVHTNTGERMADCTFKWEEVTSLGDFALFLGPNCSRAVRVPEDRHGNVQRNRIYYIHRSCLGRNVVPEDDLVFLAISNDNGDPVYFKEDDHDGVDMIRAVGYYARRGPYPPMWLLPPDF